GACGGGCTACTTCGCGGAGCTCATCGAGGCCAAGCGCCGCGGCCACGGCGAGGATCTGCTCAGCGCCCTGGTCCGCACCATGGACGGGGACGGCGACGCGCTCTCCGACGAGGAGATGCTCGGCATGACGTTCGTGCTGCTCGTCGCGGGCTACGAGACCTCCGCCAACCTGATCTCCAGCGGCATCCTCGCCCTGCTCCGCCACCCCGAGCAGCTGGCCGCGCTGCGCGCCGACTGGTCGCTGCTGGACGGCGCGATCGAGGAGATGCTGCGCTACGACGGCCCGGTGGAGAGCGCCGCGTTCCGCTTCACCAGGGAGCCGGTGGAGATCGCGGGCACGACCATTCCGGCCGGGGAGCCGGTGGGGGTCGTCCTGGCCGCGGGGTCGCGCGACCCCCGGCGCTTCGCCGAGCCGGACCGGTTCGACATCCGGCGCGCACCGCGCGGCCATCTCGCCTTCGGACATGGCGTCCACCACTGCCTGGGCGCCCCGCTGGCCCGGCTCGAAGGGGCCATCGCCTTCCGGGCCCTGCTGGAGCGCTGCCCCGATCTCGCCCTGGACGCCGATCCGGCCGAGCTCGCCTGGCGGCCCAGCCTGATGCTGCGCGGGCTGCGACGGCTGCCGATACGTTTCACCCCGGCTCCGGACGCCTGAGCCCCCGGCCAGGAGCACGCGACGAACTGTCCCGGCCGGGAACACTCGGCGAACGGCCCCGGGCAGGAGCACGCGACGAACCGTCCCGGCCAGGAGCACGCGACGAACCACCCCGGCCGGCCCGGCTCGGCGGACCGCGGTGGCCACCCACCGCGGTCCGCCGGGTCTGTGGGGCCCGGCGTTCAGCGTGGTTCCGGAATCATCCGCAGCGGACCGGCCGTGAGGCTCATCTGCGGCCTGGGCCGGATCTTCGTCCCCGGAATCGGGCGCATCCGCCAGCGGCCCGCGATCGCGGCCAGGGCGAGCGTCGCCTCCGTCATGCCGAAGACGTCGCCGATGCACTTCCGGCTGCCACCGCCGAACGGCAGATACGAGCCGCGCGTCACCTCCTTGGCCCGCTCGGGGAGCCAGCGGTCCGGGTCGAAGGAGTCCGGGCGGGGGAAGAGGGCCGGATCGCGGTGCAGCACATACGGGCTGATCAGCACGTCCGACGCCGGGGGCAGCCGCCGCCCGCCGAGCTCGGTGGTCTCGGTGGTGGTCCGGGTGAACAGCCACGCGGGCGGGAAGAGCCGCAGCGCCTCGCTGAACACCCGCTGGGTGTACGCGAGCCGGGGGACGTCGGCGTAGCGCGGGGCGCGCCCGCCCAGCACCTCGTCGACCTCGGCGTGCAGCGCGGCCTCGGCCAGGGGATTGCGGCCGAGCAGGAACCAGGCCCAGGTCAGCGCGGAGGCGGTGGTCTCGATCCCGGCCAGCAGCAGGGTCATGACCTGGTCGTGGATCTCCTGGTCCGACATCGTGCCGCCGGTCTCGTCGTCCTGTGCCGCGAAGAGCGCGGACAGCACATCGCCGCGGTCGCCGTCGTCCGACGCCTTGTAGTCGTCGATCATGCGGTCGATGAGCTGGTTGAGCCGGGCGAGCGCGTCGTCGAAGCGCCGGTTCGCCGCGAGCGGGAGCTTGGCCAGCAGCCCGGTGGGGTCGATCGCCTGCCGGTAGGCGCCCTCCACGACGATGGGCAGACAGTGCTGGATCTCGGCCACGGCATGCGGCGCCATATCGGTCGAGAAGAGCGCACGGGCGGTCACCCGCGCGGTGAGCGCGAGCATCTCGTGACTGACGTCGATGGGCCGGCGCGCCGTCCACGCCGTCGACTCGGCTTCGCACTCCCGCTCCATCACCTCGGCGTACTTGGCGATCCGGGCGGTGTGGAACGCCGGCTGCACCAGCCGGCGCTGCCGCCGGTGGTCCGCCCAGTCGGAGGTGATCAGACCGTTGCCCAGGATGGGCTTGGCCTTCTCCTTGACCGGCCCGCCGGTGTCGTAGACCCGCGCGTTCACCAGCACCTGCTGGATCAGCTCCGGATGACAGGGCAGATAGACGGGCCGGGGCCCCAGCCGGAGCTCGACCAGATCGCCGTGGGCGGGCAGGGAGGCCAGGAACTGAAGCGGTTTGCGGGCCATGAGCAGAGCATGGCCGACCAGCGGAAGCCCGCCGGGGGCGACGGCGTGCCGCCAGTGGCGCGTCGCCGGTTGCTGCGCGGTCCTCATGCGGAAGCTGTCCTTCACTCGCGAGGTGGGGTACGGAAGGTGCGGGGCGTCCGGTCCGGGGCGGACCCCGGACCGGACGCCGTCAGCGCGGCTCGCACACCATGGGCAGCGGGCCGGGTTCGAGCGTCGCCTTCGGCTCGGGGCGCAACGTCGTCCCGGGCACCGGGCGGAGACGCCACCGGCTCGCGATCGTCGCCACGATGAGCGCGGTCTCGGTCAGCGCCAGGACGTCCCCGATGCACTTGTGGCTGCCCGCGCCGAACGGGAGCAGCGCCCCGCGCTCCACCTCCTTGGCGCGGTCGCCGAGCCAGCGCTCGGGGTCGAACCGCTCCGGGTCCGGGAACAGTTCGGGGTTGTGGTGCAGCGCCTGGGCGCTGTAGAGGATCATCGTGCCCGCCGGGACGGTCCGGCCGCCGAGCTCGGTCTCGGCCGCCGTGACCCGCATCGCCATCCAGGACGGCGGATACAGCCGCAGCGACTCGGTGATGACCCCGCGGGTGTACTCCAGGGACGGCAGGTCCTCGAAGGTGGGACTGCGGCCCTCCAGGACCTCGTCGATCTCGGCGTGCACCCGCTTCTCCACCTCCGGGTGGGCGCCCAGGAGATGGAAGACGAAGGCGAGGGTCGAGGCGGTGGTCTCGCTCCCGGCCACCAGGAAGGTGACCACCTGGTCGAGGACCTCGCCGTCGTCGAGGCCCTTACCGGTCTCGGGGTGTTCGGCGCGCAGCAGCGTGGAGAGCAGATCGCCGTGGTCGGCGCCGGAGCGCCGGCGCTCGCGGATCATCTCGTCCACGATCTGCCGCAGCCGGGCATTGGCCCGGTCATAGCGCCGGTTGCCCGGGGTGGGGAGCTTCTCCATGATCCCCAAAGGCGCCATCGTGCGCTTGTAGATGCCGTCCGAGACGATGCGCAGACAGTGGCGCGCCTCGTCGATCGTCGCCTCGTCGATCCCGGTGGAGAACAGCGTCCGCGCCGCCACCCGCATCAGCAGGGCGTGCATGGTGTCGCTGATGTCCAGGGTGCGCCCCGGCTCCCAGGAGCCGATCGCGGCGCGGGTGTCATCGGCGACCGCGGCGGTGTAGGCGGCGATCTTCGGGGTGTGGAACGCGGGCTGGATCATCCGCCGCTGGTAGCGGTGGTCCTCGCCCCGGGAGACCGAGAGGCTGTTCCCGAGCAGCTGCCGCGCCTTGTCGAAGACCCCGCCCTTGTCGAACACCCGGGGATTGAGCAGCACCTGACGGACCAGCTCGGGATGGCAGGCCAGATAGGCGCGGCTGGGCCCCAGTCTGACCTCCACCAGATCGCCGTGGGCGGGCAGGGAGGCCAGGAACTGGAGCGGACGGCGCCAGAGCGCCAGGGTGTGCCCCAGCAGCGGCACCGAGCCGGGCGCGGTGCCGGTGGTCCAGGGGCGCTCCGGCGGTGCGGAGCTCTTCGCGGGAGTCACGGGTCCCCGTTCCCTCACTGGATGCGAGAGTTGACGTCGTTGACGGCCGTCTTGTAGCGCTTGTTGCTGGTGGTCCAGACGAAGTTGCCGTAGATCAGATCGAGGAAGACGTCCTGCGTCAGCTGGTCGAACGCCTTGATGCACTCGATGTCCTCGATCATGTCATCGAGCCGGGCCTGGAAGAACTCCTTGAACGCCGTCTCATCGCTCACATCGCAGAGCCGGAAACAGTTGGTGATCTGGCCCAGGGAGACCTCGCGGTCATAGGAGTAGAAGTCGTTGACGATGGTGAGTCCGCGGGTGGTCATGCGAGCGGCCAGGCTCGTCTTGGCGTGTTCGGTGAACTCCGGATGCCGGTAGATCGGATACGACATCTTCATCCAGAAGTCGACGCCGATGTCGGTGACCCGGAAACGGAAATACTGCTCCGGGGACGTGGTGCACAGCGCCGCCTTGATGGGCGAGTCGCGGAACATATGGTCACTGGTGACGAAGGCGCGTGCCGCCTCGTACGCGACCTCCGCGTCCTCGGGGCCGTAGTACTTCTCGCAGATCTTGCGCAGCTGGGGCAGGAAGAGGCCGAAGTCGTGGAGTGCGGGATCCATGTCGTCCCACACGAAGGTCACGCAGTTCAGGACGCAGACGGCCTTGAACGCCTCCATGTCCTTGATATGACGGGGGCTCTGGGACCACAGCACCACCCCCACATAGGAGATCCAGCGCTCATCGGAAACCGATTTGCCGAGCGGGGCCACCGCCGCGTTGCAGTCGTCGATGACCTCGCGCAGTTCGGCGTCGGTCAATTCGACCTTGGTGGGCCGGGTGACGACATGGCGGTCGAACATCTCCTGGAAGCGGCGGGTGCACTCCTCCAGGTACGGGCGGACGCTGTTCCGGCTGATGTCCTGGGCCCCGGCCGTGGAAAGTCCTGTCGTCATGAGTTCCTCACAGTGGCCATGCGGGCGATCTGCTTCAGCGCGTTGACCGCGTCCGCGGTGAATGGGGCGTCGTCGAGGGCCCGCAGGGCCTGTGCCCGGCGGTCGTCGATCATCTGCTCGACGGCATCCCGGGCGGTGGTGGCGGCGAAGATCTCCTGAATGGTCGCGGCGTCCCGCTCGTCAAGCAGCGGATTGCCGATGAGGCTGCGCAGCCGCGCCGCCTGGGCGCTGTCCGAGCCGCGCAGGGCGAGCGCGATCAGGGTGGTGTTCTTCCCGGCCCGCAGATCGTCCAGCTGGGACTTGCCGGTGGACTCCGGATCGCCGTACACGCCCAGCAGATCGTCGCGGAGCTGGAACGCCTCGCCGAGCGGCAGGGCGTAGGCGGTGAACGCCTCCATGGCCTCCGGGCCGGCGCCCGCGATGGCGGCTCCGACGTGCAGCGGACGCTCGATGGTGTACTTGGCGGTCTTGTACCGGTTGACCGTGAGGGTGGCCTCGACGTCGTCCGTCAGCTCCCCGGTGGCCTGCAGATCGAGGTACTGGCCCAGCATCACCTCGGTGCGCATCTCCGACAGCAGCGGCAGCACGGCGTCGAACTGGACGGGCGTCAGACCGGCGGCGTGCAGGAGCTCGTCCGACCAGGTGAGGGCGAGGTCGCCGAGCAGCACCGCCCCGCTGACCCCGAACCGCTCGATCTGCTCGGGCCTGCGGTCGGTGGCACACAGCGCGGCCAGGGTGCGATGGATGGTCGGCCGGCCGCGACGGGTGTCGCTGTCGTCCATGACGTCGTCGTGGATCAGCGCGAACGCATGGAACATCTCCAGGCAGGCGGCCACCCGGAACACCGGGGCGGTGTCCTCGCCACCGCCGACGGCCTGCCAGCCGGTGACACACAACAGCGGTCGTATGCGTTTTCCGCCGGACAGGAAATCCTTGAGCAGCCCGGAGAGATACGGCAGATGGTGTTGCGGGGTGGTGTGGGCCTTGGCCGTCAGGAAATCTTCGAGTACGACGTCCACCGACTCACGGACGGTATCCGCATCCAAGCGGCCGGGGCTGAGCGTGGGTGTGGTCATGCGACTGACTCCTCCACGTCGAAATGTCGAAATCCGTTGATTAAGGAGAAGAAAACAGGCACGCGGAAACCCTTGCTTTGTATGGAAAAAGATGGATTGCCGTCCGTGCCCTGTACGGCACCATGAAGGCAGGCGCGAGACACGACCGCCGCCCATGGTCGATATGTCGAACGCCCGTGACAGGCGCGAAGATCAGACGGTCAGGGAATCGTGCGGTCGGCGCGGAGTAGTCATTTCCGCGCGTGGAATCCGGGCCGGGCCGCAAAGGGGCCACGGCCGGTGCGACACCCGCGTGGACATCATCGGTTCGATGGATGCCAGGTGCGCGCGGGCACACTCATTTACGCCCATTTATTCCCCCTGAGTGCCGCCGGTCCCCCCACTCGGACATGAGCAGTCTAGACGCAAGATCGACGGATTCGGAAGCCCGTTCTGGTATCGCGCCTATCACTTGACGGCCGAAGGGGGCGGGGTGCTGTCGCCGTGCCCCGAGCGGTCCGAAACCGGGCAACTCGCCCCGTACGCGCGGAGTATCAGGGGAATAAGCGGCGGCGCAATATGGGCCCGGAGTGTTCGTTGAAGGCTGAACAGGAACCAGGCTGAACAGGAACCAGGCTGAACAGGAACCGGGCGGAAGGGGACCCGGACGGAAGGGGGCCCCGCCGTCACCGGCGGGGCCCCGTCCCATAGCGTGCGGCGGTATCAGACCTTGCGGTAGTCGTACGCCTCCGAGGCCGCCTGGAGCACCGCCTCCACATCCGCCCCGGTGGAGGCGGTGACGAGCGCCGCGACCGCGCCCTCCACGAGCGGCGCGTCCACCAATCGGGTGCCGTCGGGCAGTTCGTCGCCCTCGGCCAGCAGCGCCTTGACGGACAGGACCGCGCTGCCCAGGTCCACCAGGACCGCCACTCCGGCGCCCCGGTCGACCGCCTGGGCCGCCTCCGCTATCAGCTCCGGGCTGGTGCCGAAGCCGCCGTCCGCGGTGCCGCCCGCGGCGCGGACCGGTGCCGTGCCGCCGCCGGACAGCGCCTTCGCCAGCTCGGCGACGGAGTCCGCCACCGCCGCGCTGTGCGACACCAGGACTATGCCGACCTTCCCGCTCTCGTCGGTCATCGGGCCGCCTCCGCCAGTGCGCCGACGATCAGCGCCGACGAGGTGGCGCCCGGGTCCTGGTGGCCCACGCTGCGCTCACCCAGATAGCTGGCCCTGCCCTTGCGGGCCAGCATCGGCACGGTGGCCAGCGCCCCCTTCTCGGCGGCCTCGCCCGCGGCCGCGAACGACCCGGTGCCCCCGCCCAGCGCCTCGACGGCGGGGAGCAGCGCGTCCAGCATCGTCTTGTCGCCGGCCGCGGCGCCGCCGAGCTGCGCCACCGCGTCCACCCCGGCCCGCAGCGCGTCCGCCAGCTGCTGCGGGGTGATCTGCTCGGCGTCGCCGAGCGCCTTGCCGGCGCGCCGCAGCAGCGTCCCGTACAGCGGTCCTGAGGCGCCGCCCACCTTGGAGATCAGCTGGCGCCCGGCCAGGATGAGGGCGGCCCCGGGGGAGCCCGGGGGCTCCTTCTCCAGCGCCTCGGTCACGGCGGCGAAGCCGCGCTGCATATTGGTGCCGTGGTCGGCGTCGCCGATCGCGGAGTCCAGGTCGGTGAGACGGGCCGCCTCACGGCCCACGGACGTGGCCGCGGCGGTGAGCCATCGGAGGAAGAAAGGGGTGTCGAGCACGTCGTCGACGGCGGGTTCACTGCTGGACACAGACGCCTCCTCGGGGTGTAGCCAACGGCGACAGCGTACGTATCGGGGGCCGGCCGGCCTCAGGCGCCCCAGCGCAGCCCGGCGGTCCGCACGGGCGCGTCCCACAGCCGCAGGAGGTCCTCGTCGACCTGGCACAGCGTGATCGAGGCGCCCGCCATGTCGAGTGATGTGACGTAGTTGCCGACGAGCGTACGCGCCACCGCCACCCGGCGCTCGCCGAGCGCCCGGTGCACCTCGGCGGCGAAGCCGTACAGCTCCAGCTGCGGGGTCGCCCCCATGCCGTTGACGAGCAGCAGCACCGGGCTGTCCGGGCGCAGGTCCTCGACCACCACCTCCACCGCGTAGTCGGCGATCTCGCGGGAGGTCATCATCGCCCGCCGCTCACGCCCCGGCTCGCCGTGGATGCCCACGCCCAACTCCAGCTCCCCGGCGGGCAGATCGAAGGTGGGGCCGCCCTTGGCCGGGGTGGAGCAGGCGCTGAGCGCGACGCCGAAGCTCCGCGAGAGCTCGTTCACCCGCCGGGCGATCGACTCCACCCGCTCCAGCGGCGCGCCCTCGTCGGCCGCCGCGCCCGCGATCTTCTCCACGAACAGGGTGGCGCCGGTGCCGCGCCGGCCCGCCGTGTAGAGGCTGTCGGTGACCGCCGCGTCGTCGTTGACCAGGACCTTGGCGACCTGGATGCCCTCGTCCTCGGCGAGCTCGGCGGCCATGTCGAAGTTGAGTACGTCACCCGTGTAGTTCTTGACGATGAACAGCACGCCCTTGCCGCTGTCCACCGCGGCCGCCGCGCGCACCATCTGATCCGGCACGGGGGAGGTGAACACCTCGCCGGGGCAGGCGGCGTCGAGCATGCCGGGACCCACGAAACCGCCGTGCAGCGGTTCGTGCCCCGAGCCGCCGCCGGAGACCAGTCCCACCTTGTCCTCGACCGGCGCGTCCCGCCGGACGATCACCCGGTTGTCGACGTCGACGATCAGCTCGGGGTGGCAGGCGGCCAGTCCGCGCAGCGCGTCGGGGACCACGGTCTCGGGGACGTTGATGAGCATTTTCATAGGTGTGTCCGTCCTCCGCCGGATGGGGGTGTGCACCGCTGCAACAGCGTACGGATCCGCCGCGTCCCTGGCACCCCTTGGACACTGAGCCGAACGGCCCAATAGGACGAAAAAGGTACATAGTCATCATATGGTGCGCGCATGGAGAATACTGCCGCACCGGCGGCCGCCGTCCTGCCCCCGCGCCCCCAGCCCCGCCCGCCGCAGCGGTACCGTCGTCCGGCCCCCTGGCTCGGCCTGGTCGCCATCGGATACGCCGTGGTCCAGCTCACCATGGTGATCCCGCACACCGGCCACGCGCTGGGCTGGGACGAGTCCGTGTATGTCTCCCAGGTCGATCCGCGCACCCCGCCCGCGTACTTCAGCGCACCCCGCTCGCGCGGCGTCAGTCTCCTGGTCGCGCCCCTCGTCTCCGCCACCGACTCCATTCCGGCGCTGCGGATCCTGCTGATGCTGCTGTCCGCGGGCGCGCTCTACGGCGCCTTCCGGGTCTGGACCCGGCTGCTGCCCGCGCCCCAGGTGGCCCTGGCCGCGCTGCTGTTCTCCGGGCTGTGGATCACCCAGATCAGCGGGCCGGCGGTGATGCCCAACCTCTGGGTGGCGATCGGCGCCGTCGCCGCCGTCGGCTGGTTCCTCCGGGTCCCGGACGAACCGAACGCCCGCTGGTGGCTGGCCGCCGTCCTCGCGGGCGTCACCCTGGTGCGCACCCCCGACGGGGGATGGCTCGCCCTGCCGCTGCTGATCGGCGCGATCGGGGTGCGCACCTGGCGACCCGCCCTGCTTCCGCTGATCGGCGGAGCGCTGCTCGGCGCCGCCCAGTGGATCGGGGAGGCGTACGACCGCTTCGGCGGCATCGGGGAGCGGCTGAACGTCTCCAGTGACGTCGAGGGCGGCATGGGCCTCCACTTCAGCGTCGGCGCCGCGCTGCGCAGCCTCAACGGACCCCAGCTGTGCCGCCCCTGCGAGGTGCCGCTGCGCCACCCGGAGCTGACCGTGTGGTGGCTGGCGCTTCCCGTGCTGACCCTCCTCGCGGTGCACACCGCCCTGCGCGACCGGCAGGAGTCGCGCCGGGTGCGGGTGGGTCTCGGCCGCCCGGCCGTCCGGCCCCCCGCCGTACCGCTCACCGTGCTGCCCATCGCCTGCGCGGCCACCCTCGCCCTGCCGTATCTGCTGCTCATCGGCTACTCCGCACCGCGCTTCCTGATGCCCTCGTACGCGCTGCTCGCGCTGCCGATCGCCGGGCTGGTGTTCCGCTCCGTGCGGGCCGCGCGGTCGCCGCAGCACCTGGCGGTCGCCCTCGGGGTGATCATCACGCTCCATCTGGCGAGCCAGTTCGTCATCCTCAACCACACCGTCAGGCAGTCCGACGCCACCACCGGCCGCTATCGCACCGCCGCGAAGGGGCTCCAGGGGCTCGGGCTGCGGCCGCCCTGCCTGGTGACCGGCGACCGCGCCCTGCCCGTCGCGTACCACGCGGGCTGCTCCTCCGCCCAGACCAGCGGGAACAACCGGTCCATCACCCTGCCCTCGCTGCTGCGCCGCGCCGCCCGGGAGCCGACCGCGCTGCTGCTGCGGCGCGGCCGGGCCCGGCCACCGGCCTACGCCCGCACCTGGGTCGCCTATCCGCTGCCGGGCACCGAGTGGAACGCGTATCTGCCCCCGGACCAGGCGCGGGAGTGGGAAGCCCGGAAATCCCGACAGGAGACGTCCGGAAACGGTCCGAGCATGGGCGCCATGACGATGTCCTACCCGACCACCAGCTGGGCCGGATTCGCGGCGGCCGAGCCCGCCTTCGCCGACTACGCCCAGGACCGCTTCCGGCGCTACCGCCACCATGTGCTGGCCACCCTGCGCCAGGACGGCTCCCCGCGCGTGACCCCGCTCGAAGTGAACTTCCTCTCCGGCGAGTTGTGGCTGGGCATGATGCCGGAGTCGCGCAAGGCGCTGGACCTGCGCCGTGACCCCCGGTTCTCGGTGCAGGCCAACCCCGGCCCCGGTGAGGACCTGACCGAGGGCGACGTCCGGGTGAGCGGCCGGGCGGTCGAGGTGACCGACCCCGGGACGCTCGCCCGTTTCGCCGAGGAGGTCCACCCGCCCGAGCCCTTCCACCTCTTCCGGGCCGAGGTGACCGAGGTGGTGCACACCGCCCTGGAGGACGGGCGGATGGTGCTGCGCACCTGGCGCCCGGGCCGGCCGGTACGGGCCGTACGGCCGGGCGGCGACGACACCCCGCCCCGGGTGGAGGGCTGAGACCTGAGGCCGTGGACCGGTCCGACCGGCCCGGTCCACGGCCCTTCCGTATTGTTGGAACACGTTCTACCGTGCCCCTCGATCCCAGGACGCTCCCAGCCGGCCGTCATGGCGCACGCGAGACTCCAGGAGGGGCCGTGGACCTCGAATACACCCCTGATCAGCGGCGGTTGCGCGATGAACTGCGCGCGTACTTCGCCGAACTGGTCCCCGATGACGCCTATGCACGCTACGCCGACTCCACCGGGCAGAAGCGGTTCTACCGCGAGACCATCCGCCGGCTCGGCACCGACGGCTGGCTGGGGGTGGGCTGGCCCGAGGAGTACGGCGGGCGCGGGCTCGGCCCGGTCGAGCAGTTCATCTTCTTCGACGAGGCGGCCCAGGCCGGGGTGCCGCTGCCGCTGATGGCGCTCAACACCGTCGGGCCCACCATCATGCGGTTCGGCACCGAGGAGCAGAAGGCGTACTTCCTGCCCAAGGTCCTCTCCGGCGAGATCGACTTCGCGATCGGCTACAGCGAGCCCGACGCCGGTACCGACCTCGCCTCCCTCAAGACCCGCGCGGTGCGCGACGGCGACGATTACATCGTCAACGGCCAGAAGACCTGGACCACCAACGGCGACACCGCCGACTGGGTGTGGCTCGCGGTCCGCACCGACCCCGACGCCAAACCCCACAAGGGCATCAGCATCCTGCTGGTCCCGACCGACGACCCCGGCTACTCCGCCACCCTCATCAAGACCCTCGCCTCGCACGACACCACCGCCAGCTACTACGAGAACATCCGTGTCCCGGCCACCCGCCGCGTCGGCGCCGAGAACGAGGGCTGGCGCATGATCACCACCCAGCTCAACTACGAGCGGGTCACCCTCGCCGCCCACGGCACCATGGCCATCCGCGCCCTGCGCGGCGTCCGCCAGTGGGCCGCCGACACCAAGCTCCCCGACGGCCGCCGGGTGATCGACCTGGGCTGGGTGCGCGGCCGGCTGGCCCGCACCCACGCCCGGCTGGACGCCATGAAGCTGCTCAACTGGCAGATGGTGGAGGCCCTCGAGCGGGAGGCCCTCACCCCGCAGGACGCCTCCGCCGTCAAGGTGTACGGCTCCGAGGCGCGCCGCGACGCCTACGCCTGGCTGATGGAGATCGTCGGCGCCGCCGGCCCGCTCAAGGAGGGCTCGGCGGGCGAGGTCCTCCACGGCGAGCTGGAGCGCGGCTACCGCAGCAGCGTCGTCTTCACCTTCGGCGGCGGCAACAACGAGGTCCAGCGGGAGATCATCTCCTGGATCGGGCTGGGGATGCCACGGGTGCGCCGCTGAGCCGCCGTCCGGCGGCGCTTCCCGTGAGGGTCCCGGTCAGCCGCGAGGGTCCCGGTCAGCCGCCGACGTACGCCGCGAGGTGCTCACCGGTGAGGGTGGACCGGGCGGCCACGAGGTCGGCCGGGGTGCCCTCGAAGACGACCCGGCCACCGTCGTGACCGGCGCCGGGGCCGAGGTCGACGATCCAGTCGGCGTGCGCCATGACGGCCTGGTGGTGCTCGATGACGATGACCGACTTGCCGGAGTCCACGAGCCGGTCCAGAAGAGCGAGCAGCTGTTCGACATCGGCGAGGTGCAGCCCGGTGGTCGGCTCGTCGAGGACGTAGACCCCGCCCTTGTCGGCCATGTGGACCGCCAGCTTGAGCCGCTG
This genomic interval from Streptomyces asiaticus contains the following:
- a CDS encoding cytochrome P450 family protein → MPQDLSALGADFVANPYPVYARLRERGPVHRVRTDASGEFWLVVGHEEARAALTDPRLSNDVRHSAAWQDDGGNAIGRNMVQTDPPHHTRLRGLVARAFTPARIEALRPRVRQIADELLDAMAPLGRADLVEDYALPLPLAVICELLGVPETDRKAFHDWYLESTDLTRPEAAGAAAQALTGYFAELIEAKRRGHGEDLLSALVRTMDGDGDALSDEEMLGMTFVLLVAGYETSANLISSGILALLRHPEQLAALRADWSLLDGAIEEMLRYDGPVESAAFRFTREPVEIAGTTIPAGEPVGVVLAAGSRDPRRFAEPDRFDIRRAPRGHLAFGHGVHHCLGAPLARLEGAIAFRALLERCPDLALDADPAELAWRPSLMLRGLRRLPIRFTPAPDA
- a CDS encoding cytochrome P450; translated protein: MRTAQQPATRHWRHAVAPGGLPLVGHALLMARKPLQFLASLPAHGDLVELRLGPRPVYLPCHPELIQQVLVNARVYDTGGPVKEKAKPILGNGLITSDWADHRRQRRLVQPAFHTARIAKYAEVMERECEAESTAWTARRPIDVSHEMLALTARVTARALFSTDMAPHAVAEIQHCLPIVVEGAYRQAIDPTGLLAKLPLAANRRFDDALARLNQLIDRMIDDYKASDDGDRGDVLSALFAAQDDETGGTMSDQEIHDQVMTLLLAGIETTASALTWAWFLLGRNPLAEAALHAEVDEVLGGRAPRYADVPRLAYTQRVFSEALRLFPPAWLFTRTTTETTELGGRRLPPASDVLISPYVLHRDPALFPRPDSFDPDRWLPERAKEVTRGSYLPFGGGSRKCIGDVFGMTEATLALAAIAGRWRMRPIPGTKIRPRPQMSLTAGPLRMIPEPR
- a CDS encoding cytochrome P450, encoding MTPAKSSAPPERPWTTGTAPGSVPLLGHTLALWRRPLQFLASLPAHGDLVEVRLGPSRAYLACHPELVRQVLLNPRVFDKGGVFDKARQLLGNSLSVSRGEDHRYQRRMIQPAFHTPKIAAYTAAVADDTRAAIGSWEPGRTLDISDTMHALLMRVAARTLFSTGIDEATIDEARHCLRIVSDGIYKRTMAPLGIMEKLPTPGNRRYDRANARLRQIVDEMIRERRRSGADHGDLLSTLLRAEHPETGKGLDDGEVLDQVVTFLVAGSETTASTLAFVFHLLGAHPEVEKRVHAEIDEVLEGRSPTFEDLPSLEYTRGVITESLRLYPPSWMAMRVTAAETELGGRTVPAGTMILYSAQALHHNPELFPDPERFDPERWLGDRAKEVERGALLPFGAGSHKCIGDVLALTETALIVATIASRWRLRPVPGTTLRPEPKATLEPGPLPMVCEPR
- a CDS encoding terpene synthase family protein; protein product: MTTGLSTAGAQDISRNSVRPYLEECTRRFQEMFDRHVVTRPTKVELTDAELREVIDDCNAAVAPLGKSVSDERWISYVGVVLWSQSPRHIKDMEAFKAVCVLNCVTFVWDDMDPALHDFGLFLPQLRKICEKYYGPEDAEVAYEAARAFVTSDHMFRDSPIKAALCTTSPEQYFRFRVTDIGVDFWMKMSYPIYRHPEFTEHAKTSLAARMTTRGLTIVNDFYSYDREVSLGQITNCFRLCDVSDETAFKEFFQARLDDMIEDIECIKAFDQLTQDVFLDLIYGNFVWTTSNKRYKTAVNDVNSRIQ
- a CDS encoding polyprenyl synthetase family protein, which codes for MTTPTLSPGRLDADTVRESVDVVLEDFLTAKAHTTPQHHLPYLSGLLKDFLSGGKRIRPLLCVTGWQAVGGGEDTAPVFRVAACLEMFHAFALIHDDVMDDSDTRRGRPTIHRTLAALCATDRRPEQIERFGVSGAVLLGDLALTWSDELLHAAGLTPVQFDAVLPLLSEMRTEVMLGQYLDLQATGELTDDVEATLTVNRYKTAKYTIERPLHVGAAIAGAGPEAMEAFTAYALPLGEAFQLRDDLLGVYGDPESTGKSQLDDLRAGKNTTLIALALRGSDSAQAARLRSLIGNPLLDERDAATIQEIFAATTARDAVEQMIDDRRAQALRALDDAPFTADAVNALKQIARMATVRNS
- the dhaM gene encoding dihydroxyacetone kinase phosphoryl donor subunit DhaM, whose protein sequence is MTDESGKVGIVLVSHSAAVADSVAELAKALSGGGTAPVRAAGGTADGGFGTSPELIAEAAQAVDRGAGVAVLVDLGSAVLSVKALLAEGDELPDGTRLVDAPLVEGAVAALVTASTGADVEAVLQAASEAYDYRKV
- the dhaL gene encoding dihydroxyacetone kinase subunit DhaL, which translates into the protein MSSSEPAVDDVLDTPFFLRWLTAAATSVGREAARLTDLDSAIGDADHGTNMQRGFAAVTEALEKEPPGSPGAALILAGRQLISKVGGASGPLYGTLLRRAGKALGDAEQITPQQLADALRAGVDAVAQLGGAAAGDKTMLDALLPAVEALGGGTGSFAAAGEAAEKGALATVPMLARKGRASYLGERSVGHQDPGATSSALIVGALAEAAR
- the dhaK gene encoding dihydroxyacetone kinase subunit DhaK; its protein translation is MKMLINVPETVVPDALRGLAACHPELIVDVDNRVIVRRDAPVEDKVGLVSGGGSGHEPLHGGFVGPGMLDAACPGEVFTSPVPDQMVRAAAAVDSGKGVLFIVKNYTGDVLNFDMAAELAEDEGIQVAKVLVNDDAAVTDSLYTAGRRGTGATLFVEKIAGAAADEGAPLERVESIARRVNELSRSFGVALSACSTPAKGGPTFDLPAGELELGVGIHGEPGRERRAMMTSREIADYAVEVVVEDLRPDSPVLLLVNGMGATPQLELYGFAAEVHRALGERRVAVARTLVGNYVTSLDMAGASITLCQVDEDLLRLWDAPVRTAGLRWGA